In the Leptospira limi genome, one interval contains:
- a CDS encoding acetyl-CoA acetyltransferase, whose protein sequence is MSEKVFVLGGEQTDFQRNWTKEGKTFMSMMREVLDDALEKVGISYDEIKRLNKENRVAVFVGNFDAEQYANQGHLGAFLTEVNPALFGVPGARYEAACASGSVALDAAITHIRAEDYDLAIVLGVEVMKTVSSSVGGDFLGTAAYYEKEAKGVQFPFPKLFGKLADVILERYELKEERFMDALAEISRINYANAKRNPKAQTRTWFMNKEHAMARGGDNNMAVGGRLCITDCSQVTDGAAVTILASKDYTKEYAKKTGRKIDDIPRVKGWGHRVAPITFEAKKQESVGDKYILPWTRQTVKDAYKRADLDVKNIDVFETHDCFTSSEYAAISAFGISEPGKEHIAIEEGTIDFGGKKPINPSGGLIGVGHPVGASGVRMMLDLYKQVTNTAGDYQVKGAKNGLMLNIGGSATTNFVFILGK, encoded by the coding sequence ATGAGTGAAAAAGTATTTGTACTAGGCGGGGAACAAACCGACTTCCAAAGAAATTGGACCAAAGAAGGAAAAACCTTCATGTCCATGATGCGTGAAGTATTAGATGATGCTCTTGAAAAAGTTGGCATTAGTTATGATGAAATCAAACGATTGAACAAAGAAAATCGTGTGGCTGTTTTTGTTGGAAACTTTGATGCAGAACAGTACGCAAACCAAGGACATTTGGGTGCATTTTTAACAGAAGTTAACCCTGCACTTTTCGGCGTTCCTGGTGCTCGTTATGAAGCAGCTTGTGCTTCCGGATCGGTTGCACTTGATGCAGCGATCACACACATCCGTGCAGAAGACTACGATCTAGCGATTGTACTTGGTGTGGAAGTGATGAAAACCGTTTCTTCTTCTGTGGGTGGTGACTTCCTTGGAACTGCTGCTTACTATGAAAAGGAAGCAAAAGGGGTTCAATTTCCTTTCCCTAAACTTTTCGGAAAATTAGCAGACGTGATCCTCGAACGTTACGAACTCAAAGAAGAACGTTTTATGGATGCTCTTGCTGAAATTTCACGTATCAATTACGCAAACGCAAAACGTAACCCAAAAGCACAAACTCGTACATGGTTCATGAACAAAGAACATGCGATGGCTCGTGGTGGTGATAATAATATGGCAGTGGGTGGAAGACTTTGTATCACAGACTGTTCTCAAGTAACAGACGGTGCTGCAGTAACCATCCTTGCTTCTAAAGATTACACAAAAGAATACGCTAAAAAAACTGGCCGTAAAATTGATGACATCCCTCGAGTAAAAGGATGGGGTCACCGAGTTGCACCAATTACATTTGAAGCAAAAAAACAAGAATCCGTTGGAGACAAATACATCCTTCCATGGACTCGCCAAACAGTAAAAGATGCGTACAAACGTGCTGACCTAGATGTAAAAAACATTGATGTATTTGAAACACATGACTGTTTTACTTCTTCTGAGTATGCTGCTATTTCTGCTTTTGGAATCTCAGAACCAGGAAAAGAACACATCGCGATCGAAGAAGGAACCATTGACTTTGGTGGTAAAAAACCAATCAATCCATCCGGTGGACTCATCGGTGTGGGTCACCCAGTGGGTGCGTCCGGCGTTCGTATGATGCTCGACCTCTACAAACAAGTTACAAACACTGCAGGTGACTACCAAGTGAAAGGAGCTAAGAACGGTCTTATGCTCAACATTGGTGGATCGGCAACGACGAACTTCGTGTTCATCTTAGGGAAGTAA
- a CDS encoding DUF2721 domain-containing protein, protein MFESFSNSEILSGMITPAVLVSACASLIFSTANRLGRIFDRVNLLKSEVELLLEGKRSFHEQRMVYMRHQLSVQKKRAVLIQRSMAFLYLATSLFIISSLALAFTLAFAKNLNWIPTVVALSGGICLFFASALLLYESRYNLTFIKRQIEFTEFLEREIQEKMK, encoded by the coding sequence ATGTTTGAATCATTTTCCAATTCTGAAATCCTATCAGGTATGATCACACCTGCTGTCCTTGTGTCTGCTTGTGCTAGTTTGATTTTTTCCACAGCGAATCGACTGGGAAGAATTTTTGATCGAGTGAATCTTTTGAAATCAGAAGTCGAACTTTTACTAGAAGGAAAACGAAGTTTTCATGAACAAAGAATGGTCTATATGAGACACCAACTTTCTGTTCAAAAAAAACGAGCTGTTCTCATTCAGCGATCGATGGCATTTTTATACTTAGCAACATCCTTATTTATCATTTCCAGTTTGGCACTTGCATTTACACTTGCTTTTGCTAAAAATCTCAATTGGATCCCAACTGTGGTTGCTCTATCAGGTGGGATTTGTTTGTTTTTTGCTAGTGCACTTCTTTTGTATGAAAGCCGATACAACCTAACATTCATTAAAAGACAAATTGAGTTTACCGAGTTTTTGGAACGAGAAATCCAAGAAAAAATGAAATAA
- a CDS encoding PadR family transcriptional regulator, which yields MKRESKTQYALLGILSQCEMNGYEIRKYIESTISFFWSESFGQIYPTLSKLEKDGFIKEWEKTDSNGKKKKVFKVTRPGLEEFRKWMDQSPIQTNKRNELLFKVFFGRHMNPKLLMEQLENEIRKQKEDLKSLKVFQKELKSEWEKHPDNEYWNLTLEYAEKQTLLNLDWIQKVKGKIQEKV from the coding sequence ATGAAAAGAGAAAGTAAAACACAATACGCACTTTTAGGTATTTTATCTCAATGTGAAATGAATGGGTATGAGATTCGAAAGTATATCGAATCTACGATTAGTTTCTTTTGGAGTGAAAGTTTCGGACAAATTTATCCTACGTTATCTAAATTGGAAAAAGATGGTTTCATTAAAGAGTGGGAAAAAACGGATTCAAATGGAAAGAAAAAAAAGGTATTTAAGGTTACACGTCCAGGTTTAGAAGAATTTCGAAAGTGGATGGACCAATCTCCCATTCAAACAAACAAAAGAAATGAATTGTTATTTAAAGTTTTCTTTGGAAGGCATATGAATCCGAAGTTACTGATGGAACAGCTAGAAAATGAAATCAGAAAACAAAAGGAAGATTTAAAATCATTAAAAGTATTTCAAAAAGAATTAAAATCAGAATGGGAAAAACACCCAGATAATGAGTATTGGAATTTAACATTGGAATATGCGGAGAAACAGACATTGTTAAACTTAGATTGGATACAAAAGGTAAAGGGAAAAATCCAAGAAAAAGTTTAA
- a CDS encoding tRNA dihydrouridine synthase: MRILLAPMEGLLDFRLRDILTRVGGYDECVSEFIRVNDTLLPSHRFYRYVPELYQNSLTKSGIPVKVQLLGSDINCMAENAGKVASLGAYGIDINFGCPAPTVNRNRGGAALLKEPNLMYSIVKAVRNVVPEEIPVTAKMRLGYDTTEHALVCAKALEEGGAKEIVVHARTKVDGYKPPAYWEWISKITEHIKIPVVANGEIWTVTDAIRCKEISGCKDIMIGRGAVANPALALLIKGTQYNRFEWLEIKNLLLNYWKSMETGIDGISKTGRIKQWLKYLSREYEEATVDFQIVRQLTNPKELETTYFSELFSQRK, encoded by the coding sequence TTGCGTATTCTACTTGCTCCAATGGAAGGACTTCTTGATTTTCGTTTACGCGATATATTAACGCGTGTCGGCGGATATGATGAATGTGTCAGCGAATTCATTCGGGTGAATGATACACTGCTCCCTTCTCACCGATTTTACCGTTATGTTCCAGAACTCTACCAAAATTCACTTACAAAGTCAGGGATCCCTGTTAAGGTTCAATTACTAGGTTCTGATATCAATTGTATGGCGGAAAACGCCGGTAAGGTGGCTTCTCTTGGAGCCTATGGTATCGATATCAATTTTGGTTGTCCTGCCCCAACGGTAAATCGAAACCGAGGAGGTGCAGCTTTACTCAAAGAACCAAACCTAATGTATTCGATCGTAAAAGCAGTTCGAAATGTTGTACCAGAAGAAATTCCAGTCACTGCAAAAATGAGACTGGGTTATGATACCACAGAACATGCGCTTGTTTGTGCTAAAGCATTGGAAGAAGGCGGAGCAAAAGAAATAGTTGTACATGCCAGGACAAAGGTTGATGGATACAAACCACCTGCATATTGGGAATGGATTTCTAAAATAACGGAACATATAAAAATTCCAGTTGTTGCCAATGGAGAAATTTGGACAGTAACAGACGCCATCCGATGCAAAGAAATCTCAGGATGTAAGGATATTATGATTGGAAGAGGTGCTGTTGCAAACCCTGCACTGGCTTTACTCATCAAAGGGACCCAATACAATCGTTTCGAGTGGCTCGAAATTAAAAACTTATTGCTGAATTATTGGAAATCCATGGAAACGGGCATTGATGGAATTAGCAAAACTGGCAGAATCAAACAATGGTTAAAATACCTTTCCAGAGAATATGAGGAAGCAACTGTTGATTTCCAAATCGTGAGACAACTTACTAATCCCAAAGAATTGGAAACTACTTATTTCTCCGAGTTATTCTCACAAAGAAAATGA
- a CDS encoding DUF1554 domain-containing protein, protein MIESISLLFIFRKSNRFLLCTLSILFLFSCESETFNNACDTKSKSYFETSILAASLGEKRHPCYPDFTIVSQPGLNVTSQFVSLTEAGGNASVGTSSTVQLYLGSEPKENVNIQVIVSNGSYVTPSQTSYTFTKTNWSTLQNLTLTAMNDTIINGTRTITVRLVPSSTDSSFRLEERMIQVEITDNDKIIFITSVGRLGTLGGISGADNICQSEANCPVGKICKAMLGDSFNSLRRASVTANVGDGQIDWVLKPFASYYRSNRTDLIGTTTSASLFTFNLTFAISGSSSTAWTGLSSDWTNNVNSCTGWTSSGVFGYAGDTGSNTSTSIGFNSFGCATSLLHYCVEQ, encoded by the coding sequence ATGATTGAATCAATATCACTTTTGTTCATTTTTCGAAAATCAAATCGATTCTTATTATGTACACTCTCAATCCTTTTTTTGTTCTCTTGTGAAAGTGAAACCTTTAATAATGCCTGTGATACAAAATCAAAATCTTATTTTGAAACTTCAATCTTAGCTGCGTCTCTAGGCGAAAAACGGCACCCATGTTATCCTGATTTTACAATTGTAAGCCAACCTGGATTAAATGTAACGAGTCAATTTGTTTCATTAACTGAGGCAGGTGGTAATGCTTCCGTTGGAACTTCCTCTACAGTTCAATTGTATCTAGGTAGCGAACCCAAAGAAAATGTAAATATTCAAGTAATTGTTAGCAACGGTTCATATGTAACGCCTTCTCAAACTTCTTATACATTCACAAAAACAAATTGGAGTACATTACAGAATTTAACGCTTACTGCAATGAATGATACAATCATCAATGGGACAAGAACTATAACGGTAAGATTGGTGCCAAGTTCAACAGATTCTTCCTTTCGACTTGAGGAACGGATGATACAAGTTGAGATTACTGATAATGATAAGATTATTTTTATTACAAGTGTTGGACGTTTGGGAACTTTGGGTGGAATATCAGGTGCAGATAATATTTGTCAGTCGGAGGCAAATTGTCCTGTTGGTAAAATTTGTAAAGCAATGTTAGGTGATAGTTTTAATTCATTACGAAGAGCTTCCGTAACTGCAAATGTAGGAGATGGTCAGATTGATTGGGTTTTAAAACCATTTGCCTCCTATTATCGATCGAACCGTACAGATTTAATTGGGACAACTACAAGTGCCTCATTGTTTACTTTTAATTTAACATTTGCTATATCTGGATCTAGCTCAACTGCTTGGACTGGTTTGAGTTCTGACTGGACTAATAACGTAAACTCCTGCACGGGTTGGACATCTTCAGGAGTATTTGGATATGCTGGAGATACAGGAAGTAATACGAGTACATCAATAGGTTTTAATTCTTTTGGTTGTGCCACTTCACTTTTGCATTATTGTGTAGAACAATAA
- a CDS encoding NAD(P)H-dependent oxidoreductase: MQNKKILIILGHPNPNSYCAKLADSYFRFAKNSGFDVQFLKLNELKFDYNLNFGYDKTIKQELEPDILLSQSLIQSADHLVFVYPNWWSSMPAILKAWIDRVFLPGFAFSYQKRSPLPKRLLKGKTARIMITMDAPTWYYKWFNRSPGVQLLKQGTLGFCGITKVKVTYFDQIRFRNLSKLNQFILESEKLGAMGA, from the coding sequence ATGCAAAACAAAAAAATTCTAATTATATTAGGACATCCGAATCCTAATTCATATTGTGCAAAACTCGCTGATTCCTATTTCCGATTTGCCAAGAATTCTGGATTTGATGTCCAATTCTTAAAGTTAAATGAACTAAAATTCGATTATAATCTAAATTTTGGGTATGATAAAACAATTAAACAGGAGTTAGAACCTGATATTTTGTTGAGTCAATCATTGATACAGAGTGCAGATCATCTTGTATTTGTTTACCCAAATTGGTGGTCTAGTATGCCAGCAATATTAAAAGCGTGGATCGATAGAGTGTTTTTACCAGGTTTTGCTTTTTCTTATCAAAAACGTTCTCCACTCCCCAAACGATTGCTTAAGGGAAAAACAGCTAGGATCATGATTACGATGGATGCACCGACCTGGTATTACAAATGGTTCAATCGAAGTCCAGGAGTTCAGTTATTAAAACAGGGAACATTAGGGTTTTGTGGAATTACGAAAGTTAAAGTTACATATTTTGATCAAATTAGGTTTAGAAATTTGTCAAAGTTAAATCAATTCATATTAGAATCAGAAAAACTTGGTGCGATGGGAGCGTAA
- a CDS encoding NADPH-dependent FMN reductase, with amino-acid sequence MKNKKPVILAITGGISLTSYNRKILNTLKVNYKLTCDMTIYDEIIRFPFFDSGISEEGTPDIIKEFLGEVKRADGILICSPEYVFSIPGVLKNALEWAVSSVVFTDKPVAVITAASVGQKAHESLLLVLKTIGAKLTDDTSLLISGVKGKVSLEGEICDEETDIALQNLMHSFLESIS; translated from the coding sequence ATGAAAAACAAAAAGCCTGTCATTCTAGCCATTACAGGTGGCATCAGCCTAACATCGTATAACAGAAAAATACTAAATACACTAAAAGTTAATTATAAGTTGACTTGTGATATGACCATTTACGATGAAATTATTAGATTTCCTTTTTTTGATTCTGGAATATCGGAAGAGGGAACTCCTGATATCATAAAAGAGTTTTTGGGTGAAGTGAAACGTGCAGATGGAATTTTAATTTGTTCCCCTGAGTATGTTTTTAGTATACCTGGTGTCTTAAAGAATGCATTAGAGTGGGCAGTTTCTTCTGTTGTATTTACTGATAAACCTGTTGCTGTTATTACTGCTGCATCGGTTGGCCAAAAAGCACATGAATCGTTACTTTTAGTATTAAAAACGATCGGTGCAAAATTAACAGATGACACCAGTCTACTCATTTCAGGCGTTAAAGGCAAGGTGTCTTTGGAGGGAGAGATTTGTGATGAAGAAACCGATATCGCACTTCAAAACTTAATGCATTCGTTTTTAGAATCGATTTCGTAG
- a CDS encoding LA_1737 family protein has product MDHLLPCLILFLVFPITAKSWPDLESEREIQIYGSERSKKYKASNVLYDIEDWKDHYSVKTMGVYRYYDYPLSKSKTVFPFYDHLQSKIDNREYKRILNYNVTRENDSVHKSIYPLVFWGNNVNNSHLIAIPFFYQKKIENQRRFGFPVLPFIYYTNKEELGDDYLNYYRLFTLFHFETSGKRGLNEVSFIPFVYYSKENYLFLPILLYYQNYRSTYHEYWLGPLYYSKDQSKEERLFVLFPFVGSYVSPKKEFNFIFPIYLNLKDKEDDYHINLFWYTKVHDTSVNLATNEGNVYLDYDFGLFYNLIGISKRSRIIKGNSAKVNGTISTKPEIRKKREFNRENSDEFTGFQLLFGIFSYELADTKKHIRLLPFAWFTWDESSEDKVVLIPPLFPIWLSYVSDDLEYKIIFPFYGKQKDKTSEIQSFLLNGYIKEEYQLNHRIEKSFFWPFVNLYQSDIDSGHRVLPFYVHNKTKAEESSKSNTYTLISSYTKISNKNYESKEFLIWPVWISYQSYQYTNKDPNTTVWITPFFYRNKETSSIRTNLLWFVDWEYEYISPIPANDKNEIGPPVKKEKLSHLLFFPFYYSDSSFSMIPLSFNHWGEGEFTTFTLFNYYQYKKEGHYYNLLYLLESENTSSAYQLRSFWNFLFSFQRTNNDIDRLTLLWLGYDQTNYKKTINFFPLIRTAESEDETSKMYGPLIYYISKSSEEITELGLLGIGYYHNETKSDKQYATYVLLGVLYQEKTELERGFVKRGSLWGWLWEYQTEENGYEKFSILKLFSYSKEPDGTKKILGISI; this is encoded by the coding sequence TTGGACCATCTCCTCCCATGTCTCATTTTATTTTTAGTATTTCCCATTACTGCGAAATCTTGGCCAGATTTAGAAAGTGAAAGAGAGATTCAGATTTATGGGAGTGAAAGGAGTAAAAAATACAAGGCCAGTAATGTTTTATATGACATCGAAGATTGGAAAGATCATTACTCAGTGAAAACAATGGGAGTCTATCGTTATTACGATTATCCACTCTCGAAATCAAAAACAGTATTTCCTTTTTATGATCATCTACAAAGCAAAATAGATAATCGTGAATACAAACGTATTTTGAATTATAATGTCACAAGAGAAAATGACTCTGTTCATAAATCAATATATCCTCTTGTATTTTGGGGAAATAATGTAAATAACTCACATTTAATCGCCATTCCTTTCTTTTATCAGAAAAAAATAGAAAATCAACGTAGATTTGGTTTTCCTGTTTTGCCATTCATTTATTACACAAATAAAGAAGAGTTAGGTGATGATTATTTGAATTATTACAGACTCTTCACTTTGTTTCATTTTGAAACAAGTGGTAAACGAGGATTAAATGAAGTATCATTTATACCTTTTGTATATTATTCAAAAGAGAATTATTTGTTTTTACCAATTTTGCTCTATTATCAAAATTACCGATCTACTTATCATGAGTATTGGCTGGGTCCATTGTATTATTCTAAAGATCAATCCAAGGAAGAGAGATTGTTTGTTTTATTTCCATTTGTTGGAAGTTATGTTTCACCCAAAAAAGAATTCAATTTTATATTTCCTATTTATTTAAATCTAAAAGACAAGGAAGACGATTATCATATCAATTTATTTTGGTACACTAAGGTACACGACACAAGTGTTAACTTGGCAACAAATGAAGGAAATGTATATTTGGATTATGACTTTGGGTTATTCTATAATTTAATTGGAATCTCCAAAAGGAGTCGAATCATCAAAGGAAATTCTGCTAAAGTAAATGGTACCATTTCTACAAAACCAGAGATAAGGAAAAAAAGGGAATTCAATCGAGAGAATAGTGATGAGTTTACTGGCTTTCAGCTTTTATTTGGGATCTTTTCCTATGAATTAGCAGATACGAAAAAACACATTCGTTTATTACCATTTGCTTGGTTTACCTGGGATGAGTCTTCTGAAGATAAAGTTGTTTTGATTCCTCCGCTGTTTCCAATTTGGTTGAGTTATGTTTCTGATGATTTAGAATATAAAATTATCTTCCCGTTTTATGGAAAACAAAAGGATAAGACATCTGAAATCCAATCCTTTCTTTTAAATGGTTATATCAAGGAGGAATACCAACTAAACCATCGGATTGAAAAATCATTTTTTTGGCCATTTGTGAATTTATACCAATCTGATATTGATTCTGGTCATCGAGTATTGCCTTTTTATGTACACAACAAAACAAAAGCAGAAGAAAGTTCCAAAAGTAATACTTATACACTCATTTCGAGTTATACAAAAATAAGTAATAAGAACTATGAATCTAAAGAATTTTTGATATGGCCCGTTTGGATCTCCTATCAATCTTATCAATATACAAATAAAGATCCTAATACTACAGTATGGATCACACCATTTTTCTATCGAAATAAGGAAACTTCAAGTATCAGAACAAATCTATTATGGTTTGTGGATTGGGAATATGAGTATATCTCTCCCATTCCTGCAAATGATAAAAATGAAATTGGTCCGCCGGTGAAAAAAGAAAAATTATCACACCTTTTGTTTTTTCCTTTTTATTATTCGGATTCAAGTTTTTCGATGATTCCTTTGTCTTTCAATCATTGGGGAGAAGGTGAATTTACTACCTTTACCTTATTCAACTATTATCAGTATAAAAAGGAAGGACATTACTACAATCTCCTGTATTTATTGGAATCGGAAAACACTTCTTCCGCATACCAATTACGTAGTTTCTGGAACTTTTTATTTAGTTTCCAAAGAACAAATAACGATATTGACCGTCTTACATTGCTTTGGTTAGGTTACGACCAAACAAATTATAAAAAGACTATTAATTTTTTCCCACTCATCAGAACCGCAGAGTCAGAAGATGAAACGTCAAAAATGTATGGCCCATTAATATATTATATTTCCAAATCAAGTGAGGAAATAACAGAATTAGGGCTTCTAGGGATTGGTTATTATCATAATGAAACAAAATCAGATAAACAATATGCAACATATGTATTGTTAGGTGTTTTATACCAAGAAAAAACAGAATTGGAGAGAGGGTTTGTAAAAAGAGGAAGCCTTTGGGGTTGGCTTTGGGAATACCAAACAGAAGAAAATGGGTATGAAAAATTTTCAATTTTAAAATTGTTTTCCTATTCCAAAGAACCTGATGGAACCAAAAAAATTCTTGGAATCAGTATTTAA
- a CDS encoding 3-hydroxyacyl-CoA dehydrogenase NAD-binding domain-containing protein gives MREIKTVTILGANGAMGSGSTGVIAAFGGAKVHMLARDVEKAKQGIEAAVASVKTDTIRARMIPGSYDADLEKAVAESDWVFELVAESYEVKEPINTRIAKARRPGTIVSTVSSGLSIGRLAKAYDEDGQKHYYGTHFFNPPYKMILCELVTHSGNDKKVTQALGEYLDKVLGRAVVYTNDTPAFAGNRIGFQLMNEVAHFAEKYADKGGIALMDEIMSGYTGRAMGPLATADFVGLDVHKAIVDNIYDNTKDEAHETFKLPGYFQKLIDAGKLGMKSGGGLTKVVKHADGKREKFVYNIKTGEYDPYPKFDIPFIKEARQKIKDSDYKGAMDVVKKASGFEAEIARYFISRYISYSLSLVGEVVDTKENTDGAMGFGFNWVPASAFVDFLGGPKETIKMMETSKIPVPKLLKDAKEGKKFYELGEKLDARSLFKG, from the coding sequence ATGAGAGAAATCAAAACTGTCACGATTTTAGGTGCCAACGGAGCCATGGGTTCTGGAAGTACAGGCGTTATTGCTGCCTTCGGTGGTGCTAAAGTCCATATGCTCGCTAGAGATGTAGAAAAAGCAAAACAGGGTATCGAAGCCGCTGTCGCATCCGTAAAAACGGATACTATTCGCGCTAGGATGATCCCTGGTTCCTACGATGCGGATCTGGAAAAAGCAGTCGCAGAGTCAGATTGGGTATTCGAACTCGTGGCGGAAAGTTACGAAGTCAAAGAACCGATCAACACTCGTATCGCAAAAGCGCGCCGTCCGGGAACCATCGTTTCCACTGTGTCCTCAGGACTTTCCATTGGTCGTTTGGCAAAAGCTTACGATGAAGATGGTCAAAAACACTACTACGGAACCCATTTTTTTAACCCTCCTTATAAAATGATCCTTTGTGAACTCGTAACTCACTCTGGAAATGACAAAAAAGTCACACAAGCGTTAGGTGAATACTTAGATAAAGTTTTAGGTCGTGCTGTTGTTTATACAAACGACACTCCTGCATTTGCTGGAAACCGTATCGGATTTCAGTTGATGAACGAAGTGGCTCACTTTGCTGAAAAGTATGCTGACAAAGGTGGAATCGCACTTATGGATGAAATCATGTCTGGTTACACTGGACGTGCCATGGGCCCACTTGCAACTGCAGACTTCGTAGGACTAGACGTTCACAAAGCCATTGTAGACAATATCTACGACAACACAAAAGACGAAGCACATGAAACATTCAAACTTCCTGGTTACTTCCAAAAGTTAATCGATGCTGGTAAACTTGGTATGAAATCTGGTGGTGGTCTCACAAAAGTTGTGAAACACGCTGACGGAAAACGTGAGAAGTTTGTTTACAATATCAAAACAGGTGAGTACGATCCGTACCCAAAATTTGATATTCCCTTTATCAAAGAAGCTCGCCAAAAAATCAAAGACTCCGATTACAAAGGTGCGATGGATGTAGTAAAAAAAGCGAGTGGTTTCGAAGCAGAAATCGCACGTTACTTCATTTCACGTTACATCAGTTATTCGCTCTCTCTCGTTGGAGAAGTAGTGGATACAAAAGAAAACACTGATGGAGCAATGGGTTTTGGTTTTAACTGGGTTCCTGCATCTGCGTTTGTTGATTTCCTTGGTGGACCAAAAGAAACAATTAAGATGATGGAAACGTCTAAAATACCAGTTCCAAAACTTTTAAAAGATGCGAAAGAAGGCAAAAAGTTCTACGAACTTGGCGAGAAACTAGACGCAAGGTCTCTTTTCAAAGGTTAA
- a CDS encoding alpha/beta fold hydrolase, which yields MKGRFINASALKEFGKFYDYKGNSIFYGTMGEGEPLLLLHGYPFNSYDWNWVMEDLAKKYQLVFIDLLGMGFSDKPQNHTYSFEEYVEMINTLIKKLNIRKIRILAHDLAVSVVEEMLVKIDSLDFEILSVAFMNGGMFTDVYQPRMIQRLLSQTPNVIGKYLSKKIKRNSIENSLNKMFGPETGPNLELLNEYWNILNYNQGKDIAYLIGRLVFDKVKYQDQWIKTLKNTKVPFCYICGPMDPNSGIHMAERFKKEYPFASVYFLSNKIGHWPQVEAPKEVISALMLFHKELNAYNKLQEK from the coding sequence ATGAAAGGTAGGTTTATAAATGCTTCTGCTCTGAAAGAATTTGGAAAATTCTATGATTATAAAGGGAACTCCATATTCTATGGGACAATGGGTGAAGGAGAGCCATTACTTTTGTTACACGGATATCCATTTAACAGTTATGATTGGAATTGGGTAATGGAAGATTTAGCAAAAAAGTATCAATTGGTCTTTATTGATTTGTTGGGTATGGGATTTTCCGATAAACCACAAAATCATACCTATTCATTTGAAGAATATGTCGAAATGATTAATACTCTAATAAAAAAGTTGAACATTAGAAAGATAAGAATTTTAGCACATGATTTAGCTGTAAGTGTCGTTGAAGAAATGTTGGTAAAAATTGATAGTTTGGATTTTGAGATTCTATCTGTTGCATTTATGAATGGTGGAATGTTTACTGATGTGTATCAACCAAGAATGATCCAAAGATTGTTATCCCAAACGCCTAATGTTATCGGAAAGTATTTAAGTAAAAAAATAAAAAGGAATTCGATTGAGAATTCTTTGAATAAAATGTTTGGGCCCGAAACTGGCCCAAATTTAGAATTATTAAATGAATATTGGAATATTTTAAATTACAATCAAGGAAAAGATATAGCATATTTAATCGGTCGATTGGTTTTTGATAAAGTTAAATACCAAGACCAATGGATCAAAACACTTAAAAATACTAAAGTTCCTTTTTGTTACATCTGTGGTCCAATGGATCCTAATTCAGGAATCCATATGGCAGAACGATTTAAAAAAGAATATCCATTTGCTTCTGTATACTTTTTATCTAATAAAATTGGCCATTGGCCTCAGGTGGAAGCACCAAAGGAAGTAATCTCAGCATTGATGTTATTTCATAAAGAATTAAATGCATACAACAAACTACAGGAAAAATGA